One genomic segment of Hemibagrus wyckioides isolate EC202008001 linkage group LG08, SWU_Hwy_1.0, whole genome shotgun sequence includes these proteins:
- the cnot1 gene encoding CCR4-NOT transcription complex subunit 1 isoform X4, with protein MNLDSLSLALSQISYLVDNLTKKNYRASQQEIQHIVNRHGPEADRHLLRCLFSHVDFSGDGKSSGKDFHQTQFLIQECVSLITKPNFISTLCYAIDNPLHYQKSLKPSPHLFPQLSKVLKLSKVQEVIFGLALLNSSTADLRGFAAQFVKQKLPDLLRSYVDADLGGSQEGGFQDIAIEALHLLLSHLLFGQKGSSGVGQEQIDAFLKTLCRDFPQERCPVVLAPLLYPEKRDILMDRILPDSGELAKTMMESSLAEFMQEVGYGFCASVDECRNIILQYGVREVTASQVARVLGMMARTHSGLSDGIALQSISAPGSGIWSDGKDKSDSSQLHSWNVEVLIDVVKELNPNLNFKEVTYELDHAGFMIRDSKGLQIVVYGIQRGLGMEVFPVDLIYRPWKHAEGQLSFIQQSLMSPEVFCFADYPCHAVVIDILKAPPEDDNREIATWKSLDLVESLLRLSEVGQYEQVKQLFSFPIKHCPDMLVLALLQISTSWHTLRHELISTLMPIFLGNHPNSAIILHYAWHGQGQSPSIRQLIMHSMAEWYMRGEQYDQAKLSRILDVAQDLKSLSMLLNGTPFAFVIDLAALASRREYLKLDKWLTDKIREHGEPFIQACVTFLKRRCPTIMGGLAPEKDQPKSAQLPPETLATMLACLQSCAGSVSQELSETILTMVANCSNVMNKARQPPPGVMSKVRAPSTSSLDAISPVDPLTAMGSLNLGSSATSHTQNMPGFPTPLSSAFSNPQSPAKAFPPLTNPNPSTAFGGISSLSSQLPGPLSSGSLSGIGSGLGMPAVSSDPFGPRKMSTPGLNPPTFQHSDLSQVWPEANQHFSKEIDDEANSYFQRIYNHPPHPTLSVDEVLEMLQRFKDSNIKREREVFNCMLRNLFEEYRFFPQYPDKELHITACLFGGIIEKGLVTYMALGLALRYVLEALRKPYGSKMYYFGIAALDRFKNRLKDYPQYCQHLASIGHFLQFPHHLQEYIEYGQQSRDPPVKMQGSITTPGSLALAQAQAQSQPPKPPQPGQASTLVTTTTTTTTVAKTSTITRPTAVGFKKDMPPSINTTNIDTLLVATDQTERIVEPPENIQEKIAFIFNNLSQSNMTQKVEELKETVKEEFMPWVSQYLVMKRVSIEPNFHSLYSNFLDTLKNPEFVKMVLNETYRNIKVLLTSDKAAANFSDRSLLKNLGHWLGMITLAKNKPILYTDLELKSLLLEAYVKGQQELLYVVPFVAKVLESSLRSVVFRPQNPWTMAIMNVLAELHQEHDLKLNLKFEIEVLCKNLSLDINDLKPGNLLKDKEKLKNLEEQLSAPKKETKPPEEMLPVVTSAAPSAPAATATTATTGPPTPQFSYHDINVYALAGLAPHININSNIPLLQAHPQLKQCVRQAIERAVQELVHPVVDRSIKIAMTTCEQIVRKDFALDSEESHMRVAAHHMMRNLTAGMAMITCREPLINNITANLKNTFAAALRAPTPQQREMMEEAANRIAQDNCELACCFIQKTAVEKAGPEMDKRLATEFELRKHARQEGRRYCDPMVLTYQAERMPEQIRLKVGGVDPKQLAVYEEFARNVPGFLPSNDLSQPTGFLAQPMKQQQAWPTDDMAHIYDKCISDLEQHLHAIPPALAMNPQAQALRSLLEAVVMARNSRDGITALGLLQKAVEGLLDATSGADAELLLSYRECHLLVLKALQDSRAYGPQWCNKQITRCLIECRDEYKYNVEAVELLIRNHLVNMQQYDLHLAQSMENGLHYMAVAFAMQLVKLLLVDERSVSHITEADLFHTIETLMRTCAHSRANAPEGLPQLMDVVRSNYEAMIDRQHGGPNFMMHSGISQASEYDDPPGLREKAEYLLREWVNLYHSAAAGRDSTKAFSAFVGQMHQQGILKTDDLITRFFRLCTEMCVEISYRAQAEQQHNPAASAAIIRAKCYHNLDAFVRLIALLVKHSGEATNTVTKINLLNKVLGIVVGVLIQDHDVRQADFQQLPYHRIFIMLLLELNAPEHVLETINFQTLTAFCNTFHILRPTKAPGFVYAWLELISHRIFIARMLAHTPQQKGWPMYAQLLIDLFKFLAPFLRNVELNKPMQILYKGTLRVLLVLLHDFPEFLCDYHYGFCDVIPPNCIQLRNLILSAFPRNMRLPDPFTPNLKVDMLSEINIAPRILTNFTSVMPSQFKKDLDSYLKTRSPVTFLSELRSNLQVSNEPGNRYNIQLINALVLYVGTQAIAHIHNKGSTPSMSTITHSAHMDIFQNLAVDLDTEGRYLFLNAIANQLRYPNSHTHYFSCTMLYLFAEANAEAIQEQITRVLLERLIVNRPHPWGLLITFIELIKNPAFKFWSHDFVHCAPEIEKLFQSVAQCCMGQKQAQQVMEGTGAT; from the exons ATGAATCTTGACTCGCTCTCGCTGGCTTTGTCTCAAATCAGCTACCTGGTGGACAATTTAACCAAGAAAAACTACAGAGCCAGCCAGCAAGAAATACAGCAT ATTGTGAATCGTCACGGCCCTGAGGCAGACAGACATCTATTACGCTGTCTCTTTTCCCATGTGGATTTTAGTGGCGATGGTAAAAGCAGTGGCAAAGATTTCCACCAG ACACAATTTCTGATCCAGGAGTGTGTGTCCCTTATCACGAAGCCAAATTTTATTTCAACTCTCTGCTACGCCATTGACAATCCTCTGCACTATCAGAAG AGTTTGAAGCCTTCGCCACATTTGTTTCCTCAACTAAGTAAAGTTCTCAAACTAAGCAAGGTTCAGGAG GTGATCTTTGGCCTTGCTCTTTTGAACTCGAGTACCGCAGACCTTCGAGGGTTTG CGGCTCAGTTTGTAAAGCAGAAGCTACCTGATCTCCTGCGCTCGTACGTGGACGCCGACCTCGGAGGTAGCCAGGAAGGTGGCTTCCAGGACATTGCCATAGAGGCTCTGCACCTGCTGCTCTCACACCTCCTGTTTGGGCAGAAAGGCTCCAGCGGAGTCGGGCAAGAACAGATCGACGCCTTCCTCAAAACACTGTGCAGAG ATTTCCCGCAGGAGCGTTGCCCTGTGGTGCTTGCACCACTGCTGTACCCTGAGAAACGGGACATTCTCATGGACAGGATCCTACCAGACTCTGGAGAGTTAGCCaagaccatgatggagagttccCTTGCGGAGTTTATGCAAGAAGTTGGCTATGGCTTTTGTGCAAG TGTCGATGAATGTAGGAATATAATCCTGCAGTATGGAGTGCGAGAGGTGACTGCCAGCCAGGTGGCCAGAGTGCTTGGCATGATGGCTCGCACTCACTCTGGCCTTTCTGATGGAATTGCGCTACAG TCCATCTCAGCTCCGGGTAGCGGCATCTGGAGCGACGGGAAAGACAAAAGCGACAGCTCTCAGCTGCACAGCTGGAATGTAGAAGTTCTGATTGACGTTGTTAAAGAGCTT AACCCCAATCTGAATTTCAAAGAGGTCACGTATGAGCTGGACCATGCAGGCTTCATGATCCGGGACAGTAAAGGGCTGCAGATTGTAGTGTATGGTATTCAGAGGGGTCTGGGTATGGAGGTCTTCCCTGTAGACCTCATCTACAGACCATGGAAGCATGCAGAAGGACAG CTCTCCTTCATCCAGCAATCCTTGATGAGTCCGGAGGTGTTCTGCTTTGCTGATTACCCCTGTCATGCCGTCGTCATCGACATCCTCAAAGCTCCACCTGAGGATGACAACAGGGAGATAGCCACATG GAAGAGCCTGGACCTGGTGGAGAGTCTGCTGCGACTGTCTGAGGTGGGCCAGTACGAGCAGGTCAAACAGCTTTTCAGCTTCCCCATCAAGCACTGTCCGGACATGCTGGTGCTGGCACTGTTGCAGATCAGCACATCCTGGCACACGCTGCGCCATGAGCTCATCTCTACGCTCATGCCCATTTTCCTGGGCAACCACCCCAACTCTGCCATCATCCTACATTATGCCTGGCATGGGCAG GGCCAGTCACCATCCATTCGGCAGCTCATTATGCACTCGATGGCGGAGTGGTACATGAGGGGAGAGCAGTATGACCAGGCCAAGCTCTCGCGTATCCTGGATGTGGCTCAGGACTTGAAG TCTCTCTCGATGCTGCTAAATGGTACTCCGTTTGCCTTTGTTATTGACCTTGCTGCACTTGCCTCTCGCCGTGAATACCTCAAACTAGACAAATGGCTGACCGATAAAATCCGAGAGCACGGG GAGCCGTTCATTCAGGCCTGCGTAACTTTCCTGAAGAGGCGCTGTCCCACCATCATGGGAGGACTGGCTCCGGAAAAAGACCAGCCAAAGAGTGCACAACTGCCTCCAGAAACTTTGGCTACTATGCTAGCCTGTTTGCAGTCCTGTGCAGG GAGTGTGTCACAAGAGTTGTCTGAGACAATCCTGACCATGGTGGCCAACTGTAGCAATGTGATGAACAAGGCTCGCCAGCCTCCTCCAGGTGTCATGTCAAAGGTCCGGGCACCCAGCACCAGCAGTCTGGACGCTATTTCCCCA GTGGACCCTCTCACTGCGATGGGCTCTCTCAATCTGGGCAGCTCAGCCACCTCTCACACTCAGAACATGCCAGGCTTCCCCACGCCTCTGAGCTCGGCCTTCAGCAACCCTCAGTCCCCTGCCAAGGCCTTCCCCCCTCTGACCAACCCCAACCCTAGCACGGCCTTCGGGGGCATCAGCAGCCTCTCCTCACAGCTCCCAG gtcCGTTGAGTTCAGGCAGCTTAAGTGGGATTGGATCAGGCTTGGGCATGCCAGCAGTGAGCAGTGACCCGTTTGGCCCAAGGAAGATGAGCACACCAGGGCTGAACCCACCCACCTTCCAGCATT CTGACCTCTCTCAGGTGTGGCCCGAGGCAAACCAGCACTTCAGTAAAGAGATTGATGACGAGGCCAACAGCTACTTCCAGCGAATCTACAACCATCCCCCTCACCCAACCCTGTCTGTGGATGAG gtgctggagatgctgcaGAGGTTTAAAGACTCGAACATCAAGCGGGAGCGGGAGGTCTTTAACTGCATGCTTCGCAACCTTTTTGAAGAGTACCGTTTCTTTCCTCAGTACCCAGATAAAGAGCTACACATCACCGCCTGCCTGTTCGGGGGCATTATTGAGAAGGGCCTGGTTACCTACATGGCCCTTGGTCTCGCCCTACGATATGTCCTGGAAGCTCTGCGCAAACCCTATGGCTCCAAAATGTATTACTTTGGCATTGCTGCACTGGATCGGTTCAAGAACag ATTGAAGGACTACCCACAGTATTGTCAGCACTTGGCCTCCATAGGCCATTTTCTGCAGTTTCCTCACCACTTGCAGGAG TATATAGAGTATGGCCAGCAGTCCCGTGACCCCCCGGTGAAGATGCAGGGCTCCATTACCACACCAGGCAGCCTGGCGCTGGCTCAAGCACAGGCTCAGTCCCAGCCTCCTAAACCCCCCCAGCCTGGCCAAGCCAGCACCCTGGTgaccaccacaacaaccaccaccaccgtcgCCAAAACCTCCACCATCACCAGGCCCACTGCAGTAGGTTTTAAGAAGGATATGCCA CCTTcaataaacaccacaaacatcgaCACACTACTTGTGGCTACAGACCAAACAGAAAGGATTGTGGAGCCTCCCGAGAACATTCAGGAGAAGATAGCTTTCATTTTCAACAACCTGTCCCAATCCAACATGACTCAGAAG GTTGAAGAGCTGAAGGAGACTGTGAAGGAGGAGTTTATGCCATGGGTGTCTCAGTACCTTGTGATGAAGCGTGTCAGTATCGAGCCAAACTTTCACAGCCTTTACTCTAACTTCCTTGACACGCTGAAAAATCCGGAGTTTGTTAAAATGGTTCTGAATGAAACCTACCGAAACATTAAG GTTCTCCTGACCTCTGACAAGGCAGCTGCTAATTTCTCTGATCGATCCCTGCTGAAGAATTTGGGCCACTGGCTTGGCATGATCACTCTAGCAAAGAACAAACCCATTCTTTATACT GATTTGGAGTTGAAATCTCTGTTACTGGAGGCTTATGTGAAAGGCCAACAAGAGCTGCTATATGTGGTCCCCTTCGTGGCTAAAGTCCTGGAGTCGAGTCTGCGTAGTGTG GTTTTCAGACCACAGAACCCTTGGACCATGGCCATCATGAATGTATTGGCCGAGCTACACCAGGAGCATGATCTGAAG CTAAACCTGAAGTTTGAGATTGAGGTGCTATGTAAGAACCTGTCTCTGGACATTAATGACCTGAAACCTGGGAACCTGctgaaagacaaagaaaagctgaaaaatCTAGAGGAGCAGCTGTCTGCACCAAAGAAGGAAACTAAACCTCCTGAAGAAATGCTGCCTGTAGTTACTTCAG CTGCTCCTTCAGCTCCTGCTGCCACAGCGACCACGGCCACCACGGGGCCACCCACACCACAGTTCAGCTACCATGACATCAATGTGTATGCACTAGCAGGCCTGGCCCCCCACATTAACATCAACAGCAAT ATCCCGCTGCTGCAGGCACATCCCCagttgaagcagtgtgtgagGCAGGCGATTGAGCGCGCTGTGCAGGAGCTCGTCCACCCTGTGGTGGACCGCTCCATCAAGATCGCCATGACCACATGCGAGCAGATTGTCAGGAAGGACTTTGCCCTTGACTCAGAGGAATCACACATGCGCGTCGCCGCCCACCACATGATGCGCAATTTGACTGCCGGAATGGCCATGATCACCTGCAGAGAGCCGCTTATTAATAACATCACCGCCAACCTGAAAAACACCTTTGCAGCTGCCCTCAGG GCTCCCACACCCCagcagagagagatgatggaagAGGCGGCTAACCGCATCGCTCAGGATAACTGTGAGCTGGCCTGCTGCTTCATTCAGAAGACCGCTGTGGAGAAAGCTGGACCAGAGATGGATAAGAGATTGGCCACT GAGTTTGAGCTAAGGAAACATGCTCGTCAGGAGGGCCGGCGCTACTGTGACCCCATGGTGCTCACTTACCAAGCAGAGCGCATGCCAGAGCAGATCCGCCTTAAG GTTGGTGGTGTGGACCCTAAGCAGCTGGCTGTTTATGAGGAGTTTGCCCGCAATGTGCCAGGCTTCCTGCCAAGCAATGATCTATCCCAGCCCACTGGATTTCTGGCCCAGCCTATGAAG CAGCAACAGGCGTGGCCTACGGATGACATGGCACACATCTACGATAAGTGCATCTCTGACCTAGAACAGCACCTACATGCCATCCCTCCAGCTTTGGCTATGAACCCACAAGCCCAGGCCCTGCGCAGCCTGCTAGAAGCTGTGGTAATGGCACGCAACTCGCGTGATGGCATCACTGCACTGGGTCTGCTGCAGAAA gctgTTGAGGGTCTGTTGGATGCCACTAGTGGTGCAGATGCTGAACTGCTGCTGAGCTACAGAGAGTGCCACCTGCTGGTGCTGAAGGCTCTGCAGGACAGCCGTGCCTATGGGCCACAGTGGTGCAACAAGCAAATCACCAG GTGCCTGATCGAGTGCCGTGATGAGTACAAGTACAACGTGGAGGCAGTTGAGCTCTTGATCAGAAACCACCTAGTCAACATGCAGCAATATGACCTGCACCTTGCACAG tcCATGGAAAATGGCCTGCACTACATGGCAGTGGCGTTTGCTATGCAGCTGGTGAAGTTACTGCTGGTGGATGAGCGCAGTGTGAGCCACATCACTGAAGCTGACCTGTTCCACACCATCGAGACTCTCATGAGGACCTGTGCACACTCCAGAGCTAATGCACCTGAAGG CCTGCCCCAGCTGATGGATGTGGTTCGTTCCAATTACGAGGCCATGATCGACCGGCAACATGGAGGACCCAACTTCATGATGCACTCTGGGATCTCACAAGCATCTGAGTATGATGATCCTCCAGGCCTGCGTGAGAAAGCGGAGTATCTGCTGAGGGAGTGGGTTAATTTGTACCACTCAGCTGCTGCTGGCAGGGACAGCACCAAAGCCTTTTCTGCCTTCGTGGGCCAG ATGCATCAGCAAGGCATCCTGAAGACTGACGACCTCATCACTCGTTTTTTCCGGCTGTGCACAGAGATGTGTGTTGAAATAAGCTACCGTGCACAGGCTGAACAGCAGCACAACCCGGCTGCCAGTGCTGCCATCATCCGCGCCAAATGCTACCACAACCTGGATGCTTTCGTCCGCCTCATTGCCCTGCTCGTCAAGCACTCCGGGGAGGCCACAAACACGGTCACCAAAATCAACCTGTTAAACAAG GTATTGGGCATTGTAGTGGGCGTGCTGATCCAGGACCATGATGTGAGGCAGGCAGATTTCCAGCAGCTGCCATACCACCGCATTTTTATCATGCTGCTGCTGGAGCTTAATGCCCCTGAGCATGTGTTGGAGACCATCAACTTCCAGACCCTCACTGCCTTCTG CAACACCTTCCACATCTTGAGGCCAACTAAAGCCCCTGGCTTTGTGTATGCCTGGCTGGAGCTCATCTCACATAGAATCTTCATAGCCAGAATGTTGGCGCACACGCCACAACAGAAG GGATGGCCCATGTATGCCCAGCtgctgattgatttatttaagttCTTGGCCCCCTTCCTGAGGAATGTAGAGCTCAATAAACCTATGCAAATCCTCTATAAG GGCACCTTGCGGGTTCTTCTGGTCCTGCTGCATGACTTCCCAGAGTTCCTGTGCGATTATCACTATGGCTTTTGTGACGTGATTCCACCCAACTGCATCCAGCTGAGAAACCTGATCCTGAGTGCCTTTCCCCGCAACATGAGGCTTCCGGACCCCTTCACTCCCAACCTCAAG GTGGACATGCTAAGTGAGATTAACATCGCTCCACGCATTCTCACCAACTTCACCAGTGTGATGCCCTCCCAGTTCAAGAAGGACCTGGACTCGTACCTGAAGACTCGCTCGCCTGTCACGTTCCTTTCCGAGCTGCGCAGCAACCTGCAG GTGTCTAATGAGCCAGGAAACCGCTACAACATCCAGCTGATCAATGCTCTGGTGCTGTATGTAGGCACACAGGCCATCGCTCACATCCACAACAAGGGTAGCACACCCTCCATGAGCACCATCACCCACTCTGCACACATGGACATCTTCCAGAACCTCGCAGTGGACCTGGACACTGAAG GCCGCTATCTGTTCCTCAACGCGATAGCCAATCAGCTGCGTTATCCGAACAGCCACACGCACTACTTCAGCTGCACCATGCTCTACCTGTTCGCTGAAGCTAACGCAGAAGCCATTCAGGAGCAGATCACCAG GGTACTACTGGAGCGATTGATCGTGAACAGACCGCACCCCTGGGGACTGCTCATCACTTTCATTGAGCTGATAAAGAATCCTGCCTTTAAATTCTGGAGCCATGACTTTGTGCACTGCGCACCGGAGATAGAGAA GCTGTTCCAGTCTGTGGCTCAGTGCTGCATGGGACAGAAACAGGCCCAGCAGGTGATGGAGGGCACGGGTGCCACTTAG